The following are from one region of the Simiduia agarivorans SA1 = DSM 21679 genome:
- a CDS encoding transposase, with the protein MTNHVHLVVGVSDYPTDVGALMKRLAGRQTRWVNKQERRTGSLWESRYKISPIDTDAYLLQCCRYVDLNPVTAKMVSAAAQYPWSSAVWATGNALADWLDESPVYRALGGTTRSRQQAYERYLGLQGDAQNAHGFIQAAVERNQLTGGQRFIDEVARRTGIRIECRGQGRPAKP; encoded by the coding sequence ATGACCAACCATGTGCACCTGGTAGTGGGTGTGAGCGACTATCCCACTGATGTTGGCGCGCTGATGAAACGATTGGCGGGGCGCCAGACCCGGTGGGTGAATAAACAAGAGCGGCGCACCGGGTCTCTGTGGGAGAGCCGCTACAAAATCAGCCCGATAGATACCGATGCCTATCTATTGCAGTGCTGCCGCTACGTGGATCTGAATCCGGTAACGGCAAAGATGGTCTCCGCTGCCGCGCAGTATCCGTGGTCCAGCGCGGTCTGGGCCACGGGTAATGCGTTGGCCGATTGGTTGGACGAAAGCCCGGTTTACCGGGCGCTGGGTGGCACGACCCGATCGCGCCAGCAAGCCTACGAACGGTATCTGGGTTTACAGGGCGACGCGCAAAATGCGCACGGTTTTATTCAGGCTGCGGTGGAGCGCAATCAGCTCACCGGCGGCCAGCGATTTATAGACGAGGTCGCCAGACGCACGGGCATTCGCATTGAATGCCGTGGTCAGGGGCGACCGGCAAAGCCCTGA